ATCTATTTGTTTAGCAACTAAATATGAATAGTTCTATATGGAAAAAAGGTAATGAAATCCACTAAATTAGTTAGCAAGCTAATATTTTCTTACTTTCAAATCTACTGTAATATACTACGGCTCGTTTGATACTTGGAGCCATTTAAATATAAGGAGAAGAGATACATGAAAAAAGGAAAAAAGATGCAACTAGCACTACAAATGGTTTCGGGATACGGAGCCGAATTCAGCGCCTGGAGAATGCCTGGCACCGACCCAGCAGCCTACACAAATATGGATAGTTATGTGGAGCGAGCTAAATTAGCTGAAAAAGGAAAATTTCAAATGATCTTTATCGCTGATACTCCTGGATTATACAATGACTTAGGTCCTCAGACTCCTATGTTCCCTATGGATCCTATGTTAGCACTAATGGCTGTAGCCAGAGAAACGAAATATATTGGGCTTGTTGCTACCCTTTCAACGACATTCAATTATCCATATAACATAGCACGCCAGTTCAAAGCACTGGATGTGATAAGTCATGGACGTGTAGGGTGGAATGCGGTCACCACATCAAATCCAGCAGCGGCAGCAAATTTTGGTGCTCAGATTGGCAGTCGCAAAGAACGATATAACATGGCTCATGAATCCATCCAAATTGTCCAAGCATTGTGGGGGAGTTGGGGACAAGACGCTTGGACGTTAGATGTAGAAGGTGGAAAATTTGCCGACATGGACAAAATTAAGCCTATAAATCTTGGTGGACAGTATTATTCATCTCGTGGTCCTTTGCCAATCCCACCTTCTGAGCAAGGTCAGCCAGTTATTTTTCAAGCAGGCGGAGGAAATGAAGGATTGGAATTGGCGGGTATGTACGCATCTGGTGTCTATGCAAATCCTTATGATATCGAATCTGCTCGTGAACATAGGCAAGCGGTTCGACAAAGTGCTGCCCGTTTTGGCAGAAATCCTGATGACATTAAGATGTATGCAGGTTTTATGTTTTCCCTAGGCTCAACTGAAGAAGAAGCTTTAGAGCGGCGAAGACAGCTTATGAGTTTTAATCCTGAAGAGATACCAGGAAGAGTAAGTTACCTTGGTTCCATGGTTGGCTTACCACTATCGGTGCACTCAGTAGATATTGATCAACCTTTATCAGCTGACATGTTGAAAAAGGCATATGCTAACCCAGTGGATCCACGTTCCCCCAGAGCTTTAAAACTGCTGAAACAAGGGCTATCCATTCGAGATGTTCTTGCCCATGGGGTCATTAACTATCATCCAGTAGTGGCAGGTACCCCCGTACAGGTTGCTGACTTCTTGGAAGAATGGTTTTTGAATGGTGCATGCGATGGCTTCTCGGTTGTTCCGGATATAGCCCATGATGGGGTTTCTGATTTTGTGGAACTAGTTGTCCCAATCTTACAGGAACGCGGTTTGTTCCACAAAGAATATGAAGGAAAAACACTGCGTGAGAATATGGGGGTCCCTTATCAATACGGAAGGCTGAATGATAACAGTAATTAAAAGAGGAGAGGTTTCAAATGAATAATACCCTTGAATTACTTTATAATCATTCGTCCATTCGTTCTTTTACAAATCAACCGGATTTTAAGGCTGCTATTCAAACTTCATCTATCAGCCTTTTGCAGGTGGTTTCTATCATTGATTAAAAGGAGTTTTATTTAATGGTTAAAAATGAACTTTATAATGATCTACAGTTATCAATACTAGATTTTGTACATGTATATGCTGGTAGTAACTATTCAAAGTTTAAAAAATTCAACAGAGACGGTTCAACTAGCTGATAGATTAGGTTATAAGAGATACTGGTTCACGGAACATCATAATACTCCTAGCCAAATCAGTACATCTCCCGATTTGTTAAGTCTACACGCAGCCTCACATACCAAAAATATTCGTGTAGGTTCAGGTGGGATTATGTTACCTAACCATAGTCCTCTGAAAGTAGCCGAAAACTTTACATTACTTGAAGCATTGTATCCTGGTAGGGTGGACCTTGGGATAGGAAGAGCGTCGGGAACAGATGGATTAACTGCATTAGCCTTACAACGTTCACAAGAGTCAATTAATGCAAATGACTTTCCAGAACAATTAAATCAATTACTTTCGTTTTTTTCACGAAATTTCCCAGCTCACCACCCTTTCAAGAAGATAATAGTTCCAGGGAATGAATCAATAGTACCTGATATGTATATGTTAGGTTCCAGTCAGGGCGGGGTGCAGTTCGCTATGGATAAAGGACTTGGTTTTGTGTTCGCGTCCCACTTAGCACCTAGATTAGCGATTCCAATGCTTCGTTTCTATCGTGAAAATTTCAATCCATCCATTTATATGAAAGAGCCAAAAAGCATGTTAGCTATTGGAGTTATTACAGCAGAAACAGAGGAAGAGGCAAAATATTTGGCAGGACCCTTGGAATTAATGTGGGCAGGAATGGCAACAGGTTCGAGTAATTTTTCATTTCCAACACTAGAAGAAGCCGGTAAGTATGTTTATAAACCACAGGAAGAGGCAGCCCGGCAATATAATAAAGATCGTTTTGTTATTGGAAGTGCAGCCAATGTTGCTGATAAGTTAAAGCGAATGGCAAATGAAGCTTTAGTAGATGAAATTATGATCGCGGATTTTTATCCTGACCAAGCAAGCCGGCTAAAGGGATATCAGTTACTGGCGGAAGAATTTAATCTTAGTTCTAAATAGCTAACCAGAATAGAATGAAAGAAGGCGAAATGAATGAAAGAGAAAAAACAACTTAAAATTGGTGGGATTATAGATGGAGTAGGCTGGAATTACATGGGGTGGCATCACCCAGATATGCCAGCTAATGCCAGTGAGAACATCGATTACTATGTGCAAAAAGCTAAAAGATTAGAAGAAGGAAAGTTTGACATGATCTTTTTAGTTGATGTTAGCCATATTGGTCCAGGGATGATTCCTCATTATCTCAGTATGTTTGAAGGTGTAAGTATTCTATCTGCCTTAAGCATGGTGACTCATTCTATTGGGCTTACTGCAACAATTGCAACTTCCTATGCGGATCCATTCACTGTTGCCCGACAGATGGCTTCTCTTGATAAAATCAGTAATGGACGGGCAGGATGGAATGCCGTTACTTCGAATCCAGGAGGATTAGCAAATTATAGTCGCACTCATCTTTCCAAGGCAGACTTGTATCCAATGAAAAAAGAATTTTTAGAAATTGTCGAAGGTCTTTGGGACTCCTATGAGGATGACGCTTTTATACGAGATAAAGAAAGTGGAGTATTCTATGATCATCGAAAAATGCATGCTCTAAATTATAGAGGAAACTATTTTTCAGTAGATGGACCTTTAAATATTAGCCGTTCCAGACAAGGAAGACCGGTAATTTTTCAAGCCGGCAGTTCTTCGGATTTCATGAATATTGCCTCAAAGCATGCCGATGGTGTATTTCTCCCGGCGGATAATTTAGATGATGCAAAAGCTTCTAGTCAAGAGTTAAAGAGGAGAGTGGAGTTGGAAGGGCGTTCGTTTGATAATTTCCTACTCATGATTTCACATAATCCAATTGTAGGGCACACAGAAAAAGAAGCTGAAGAAAAATTCCAGGAACTTCAAGCGCTGATGCCGATTTACCGTATACCAAAGCCGAAATTTTTTGGTTCGGCAGAAAAAGTAGCAGATCAAATTCAACACTGGTACGAGGCAGGGGCGATGGATCTATTGATGATAAGACAGGAGCACCCTTCAGGATTTGATGACTTTATTGATTTAGTTGTTCCAATCTTACAAGAAAGAGGAATTTTCCGTAAAGAATATGAATCCAACACTTTACGTGGGAATTTAGGTTTACCTTATCCAAAAAATAGATATTCTATCTGATTAAGAAGATTATACTTTGATTAAACAGAGGAGGGGTGTGACCAATGAAAATTGAGGACATTATCCTCACTTGTATAAAAGAACACCCAGGAATAAGCGCAAATAAGATTGTTTCTTGTTTGGATTCAAAAACAAACAATTTAT
This genomic stretch from Neobacillus niacini harbors:
- a CDS encoding NtaA/DmoA family FMN-dependent monooxygenase (This protein belongs to a clade of FMN-dependent monooxygenases, within a broader family of flavin-dependent oxidoreductases, the luciferase-like monooxygenase (LMM) family, some of whose members use coenzyme F420 rather than FMN.); this translates as MKKGKKMQLALQMVSGYGAEFSAWRMPGTDPAAYTNMDSYVERAKLAEKGKFQMIFIADTPGLYNDLGPQTPMFPMDPMLALMAVARETKYIGLVATLSTTFNYPYNIARQFKALDVISHGRVGWNAVTTSNPAAAANFGAQIGSRKERYNMAHESIQIVQALWGSWGQDAWTLDVEGGKFADMDKIKPINLGGQYYSSRGPLPIPPSEQGQPVIFQAGGGNEGLELAGMYASGVYANPYDIESAREHRQAVRQSAARFGRNPDDIKMYAGFMFSLGSTEEEALERRRQLMSFNPEEIPGRVSYLGSMVGLPLSVHSVDIDQPLSADMLKKAYANPVDPRSPRALKLLKQGLSIRDVLAHGVINYHPVVAGTPVQVADFLEEWFLNGACDGFSVVPDIAHDGVSDFVELVVPILQERGLFHKEYEGKTLRENMGVPYQYGRLNDNSN
- a CDS encoding LLM class flavin-dependent oxidoreductase, whose product is MLVVTIQSLKNSTETVQLADRLGYKRYWFTEHHNTPSQISTSPDLLSLHAASHTKNIRVGSGGIMLPNHSPLKVAENFTLLEALYPGRVDLGIGRASGTDGLTALALQRSQESINANDFPEQLNQLLSFFSRNFPAHHPFKKIIVPGNESIVPDMYMLGSSQGGVQFAMDKGLGFVFASHLAPRLAIPMLRFYRENFNPSIYMKEPKSMLAIGVITAETEEEAKYLAGPLELMWAGMATGSSNFSFPTLEEAGKYVYKPQEEAARQYNKDRFVIGSAANVADKLKRMANEALVDEIMIADFYPDQASRLKGYQLLAEEFNLSSK
- a CDS encoding NtaA/DmoA family FMN-dependent monooxygenase (This protein belongs to a clade of FMN-dependent monooxygenases, within a broader family of flavin-dependent oxidoreductases, the luciferase-like monooxygenase (LMM) family, some of whose members use coenzyme F420 rather than FMN.), with amino-acid sequence MKEKKQLKIGGIIDGVGWNYMGWHHPDMPANASENIDYYVQKAKRLEEGKFDMIFLVDVSHIGPGMIPHYLSMFEGVSILSALSMVTHSIGLTATIATSYADPFTVARQMASLDKISNGRAGWNAVTSNPGGLANYSRTHLSKADLYPMKKEFLEIVEGLWDSYEDDAFIRDKESGVFYDHRKMHALNYRGNYFSVDGPLNISRSRQGRPVIFQAGSSSDFMNIASKHADGVFLPADNLDDAKASSQELKRRVELEGRSFDNFLLMISHNPIVGHTEKEAEEKFQELQALMPIYRIPKPKFFGSAEKVADQIQHWYEAGAMDLLMIRQEHPSGFDDFIDLVVPILQERGIFRKEYESNTLRGNLGLPYPKNRYSI